TCCCTTTTAGTAGCTCTTCAAGCCTACGGTTTTTGCTTGTTTCTCGCTCCATTTGTAGCTTAGGTATCCCAAAAGGGCATAGAGCAGAGAAAGAACTATAAGATAGGAAATCTCCCCCAAAGCTTTTTCATAGCCGTAGGCAACAACCTTTCTCACGGCCTCACTTGTGGGAGCATAGGGAAGAATTTTCGCCATTATCTGCAACCCCTTAGGCAAGATTGAGATCGGATACATCGCACCGCTTAAAGCAAAGACCAGCATTTCAAGAATAGTTATAAACGGACCCGGGTCTTTTAAATAAAGAACGATACCAGCGGCAGCCATTCCCATCCCTATCATTCCCACTGTACCCACAAGCAACACTGGAAGGGCTTTGAGAAAATTGAAGAAGTCAAAGCTAATGTCAAATATCACGACAAAAAGTGGAATGTAGATTGCCATATAGATCAGTGACAGGAAAATTCTGGTAAGAACGTTGCCTATAAAGAAGGTCAGCCTCCTTATGGGGGCTGCAAAGGAGTACTCAAGGGTTCCAGCATAGAGTTCATCAACAACGCTCCACACAAAGCCGCTGAGAAAAGTCAAACCAAAGCCCAATACCATAAATCCCAAGACTGCAAAAGTTACGTAGTCTGAATATCCCGTGAGTTTTTGAAGTGCGGGGGAATTTCTCTCTCCGGTGAGACCTATTCCTATCAGCAGAGCCTGACCCACGAAGAAAAACCCCAACATAACATCGCTAATAAACCACACCCTGTAACTCAAGAAGATTCTCCAGCTCTTAACTGCAACACCGTAAAGCGCTCTGAGCTCTTTAGTAACCTCCATAACCAACCACCCGGGTTACCTTTTCTGCCCATTTGAAAATTAAGTACCCAACTGCCCAGTAAAGTGGTATTAAAAGAAGAAGCCACACTATTTCTCCCCGTATTTCTGCATAGGTTTTTCCAACAAAGATTGCCCTAACAGCGGAGGCAGCATGGGTAAGTGGGAAGGCCTTTGAGAAAGCAACCAGCCATTCGGGCATTACAGCAAGGGGGAAGAAGACGCCGGAGAAAAAGAGCATTCCAAACTCAAATATCTGTGCAAAAGGCCCTATGTTCTTTAGGAGCATCACAAGCCCAGCAAAGATGAAACCAAACCCCAAAAAAGCCAGTAGTGATGCCAGAATAATTGGAATAGACTTCAGAATTATTGTGAACGTGAGGGGGATATCAAATATCAGGGCACCAATTACAAAGACGATTCCCATGAGGGTAGAATCCATTAAAAGCCAGCTAACAGCCAATCCGAAGAGGAGCTCCAAAATTCTGGTCGGGGAGAGTATGTTCATTTCAAAAGTCCCTCTCTGGAGCTCCCTCCTCACTCCCCAGACGTAAGCTTCCATTGGTGAAACCGAAACCCACCACAAAACGTAGCCAATCAAAGCGTACGTTGGATAATCCCCCATGCCCGTAGAGCTCGCCAAAAGCTGTGAGTGTCTCCCTCCAAGGACAGCCTGCCCAAAGAAGACAAACTGAAGAAGGAAAACTAAGCCAACAAGAATAGAGCTTATTATCCTCAAGGGATACCTGAAAAACATCCTAAATTCTTTTTCTATCACAGCTGGCACTATCAATCCCTCAACCCCCTTCCGGTGAGCTTTATAAAAACGTCCTCAAGGGTTGGCTCCTTCTGTTCTACACTTATTATCTTAGCCCCTTTCTTTACAAGCCACTCGACCAGCTTGGGAAGCTCTTCCTCGTCCACCTGGCCTCTCAGGGTTATGATTCCTCTCTCCGAATCCTCCTCAACGACAGCAATTCCCCAAGGTAGGCCATCAAAGGTACCCTCCCATTTAAGGCGTATTTCCACGGCATCCTCGTCCTTAACAAGCTTTTTAAGTCCCTCTGGGGTATCAAGGGCTATA
The Thermococcus sp. 2319x1 DNA segment above includes these coding regions:
- a CDS encoding ABC transporter permease; this translates as MEVTKELRALYGVAVKSWRIFLSYRVWFISDVMLGFFFVGQALLIGIGLTGERNSPALQKLTGYSDYVTFAVLGFMVLGFGLTFLSGFVWSVVDELYAGTLEYSFAAPIRRLTFFIGNVLTRIFLSLIYMAIYIPLFVVIFDISFDFFNFLKALPVLLVGTVGMIGMGMAAAGIVLYLKDPGPFITILEMLVFALSGAMYPISILPKGLQIMAKILPYAPTSEAVRKVVAYGYEKALGEISYLIVLSLLYALLGYLSYKWSEKQAKTVGLKSY
- a CDS encoding ABC transporter permease; translated protein: MFFRYPLRIISSILVGLVFLLQFVFFGQAVLGGRHSQLLASSTGMGDYPTYALIGYVLWWVSVSPMEAYVWGVRRELQRGTFEMNILSPTRILELLFGLAVSWLLMDSTLMGIVFVIGALIFDIPLTFTIILKSIPIILASLLAFLGFGFIFAGLVMLLKNIGPFAQIFEFGMLFFSGVFFPLAVMPEWLVAFSKAFPLTHAASAVRAIFVGKTYAEIRGEIVWLLLLIPLYWAVGYLIFKWAEKVTRVVGYGGY